One Micromonospora sp. FIMYZ51 genomic window carries:
- a CDS encoding peptide deformylase, translated as MTTSPLDRAADSFAAELARHRMERGLSKKQLATLMGFDPSYVSHVEGRRHRPTEDFARRAEAVLEASGAIWQRFREYDHLRHARTERSQREPTPPDRWLPPGTGLIVERETANLIHTDSGYRCVVRRELYNAGTEPVTRYLVRVAVDRYPNDPGRSNRHHRERPLTFAELHLRAYREEAGEQEAMHWRAKHDRDAFKEIWLLFENAERRFPLYPGRRATIEYTYLVGRDKWGPWFQRAVRVPTRHLAIRLDLPTELDPQVWGAETSLSAEEGPLRTAIVRHDEGERAIFEWATDEPPLNARYRLQWRFRAQPDLDPEAERVKPSERMRAFGIVQRGADLLRQPARPFDLPAEEAVARETVERLFTALARLDELHPFAKGVGIAAPQLGIDRAAAVIRPADRTAEPVVLLNPRMVDASMDTDEQYEGCLSFFDHRGLVPRPLRLDVEHAQLDGSRVITSFEFGMARLVGHEVDHLDGRLYVDRMAPGVPLVPIEEYRESGHPWRY; from the coding sequence ATGACGACCTCACCGCTCGATCGGGCTGCCGACTCCTTCGCCGCCGAGCTCGCACGGCACCGGATGGAGCGGGGGCTTTCCAAGAAACAGCTGGCGACGCTCATGGGTTTCGACCCTTCCTACGTCAGCCACGTGGAAGGGCGGCGGCACCGGCCCACCGAGGATTTCGCCCGCCGGGCCGAGGCCGTGCTGGAAGCCAGCGGCGCGATCTGGCAGCGTTTCCGGGAGTACGACCACCTGCGCCACGCCCGCACCGAGCGCAGCCAACGGGAGCCCACCCCACCCGACCGCTGGCTGCCGCCCGGCACCGGACTCATCGTCGAACGCGAGACGGCCAACCTGATCCACACCGACAGCGGCTACCGCTGCGTCGTGCGTCGCGAGCTGTACAACGCCGGCACCGAGCCGGTCACCCGCTACCTGGTCCGGGTCGCCGTCGACCGCTACCCCAACGATCCGGGTCGGTCCAACCGGCACCACCGGGAACGCCCGCTCACCTTCGCCGAGCTGCACCTGCGCGCGTACCGGGAGGAAGCCGGCGAGCAGGAGGCCATGCACTGGCGGGCCAAGCACGACCGGGACGCGTTCAAGGAGATCTGGCTGCTCTTCGAGAACGCCGAACGGCGCTTCCCGCTCTACCCCGGCCGGCGGGCCACAATCGAGTACACGTACCTGGTCGGGCGGGACAAGTGGGGTCCCTGGTTCCAGCGGGCGGTCCGCGTACCGACCCGTCACCTCGCCATCCGGCTGGACCTGCCGACGGAGCTGGACCCACAGGTCTGGGGTGCGGAAACCTCGCTCTCGGCGGAGGAGGGACCGCTGCGTACGGCGATCGTCCGGCACGACGAGGGAGAACGGGCGATCTTCGAGTGGGCCACCGACGAACCACCGCTGAACGCGCGGTACCGGTTGCAGTGGCGCTTCCGCGCCCAGCCGGACCTCGACCCGGAGGCCGAGCGGGTGAAACCGTCCGAGCGGATGCGCGCCTTCGGCATCGTGCAGCGCGGCGCGGACCTGCTCCGGCAGCCGGCCCGTCCGTTCGACCTGCCCGCCGAGGAGGCGGTCGCCCGGGAGACCGTCGAACGCCTGTTCACCGCCCTGGCCCGACTCGACGAGCTGCATCCGTTCGCCAAAGGGGTGGGGATCGCCGCCCCGCAGCTCGGCATCGACCGCGCGGCTGCGGTGATCCGCCCGGCCGATCGCACCGCCGAGCCGGTGGTGCTGCTCAACCCCCGGATGGTCGACGCCTCCATGGACACCGACGAACAGTACGAAGGCTGCCTCTCCTTCTTCGACCATCGTGGACTGGTGCCCCGACCGTTACGACTGGATGTGGAGCACGCGCAGCTCGACGGCAGCCGGGTGATCACCTCGTTCGAGTTCGGCATGGCCCGGTTGGTGGGACACGAGGTCGACCACCTGGACGGGCGGCTCTACGTCGACCGGATGGCACCCGGGGTGCCGCTGGTGCCGATCGAGGAGTACCGCGAATCCGGCCACCCCTGGCGGTACTGA